The following proteins come from a genomic window of Winogradskyella sp. PC-19:
- a CDS encoding toxin-antitoxin system YwqK family antitoxin, with product MKIIALSILIISYLSSYSQTFSEDSNWEETIEFIKQNSSYINTDKEYASNVVFEITENSITFSYEILKKYKFTETLPLEKLHEVIIASAYLNLYTTDKDVMLIENGYRRPSKSSIELLVLNGMIRVNLYKAFKHLSNLAPEKRKEKKYYQEKSFTGTSEGYKIDGIKIGEWKYYYLNGALKMKGNYKNGQKIDDWVGYYPNGKKFLEGKYELIYTFDGDWGDLANYRSVGTWTSYWENGNVANEYECKGPAKLSTININIKNTKYDEHYTYPSGGFGKGEKVLAISYSIHCEKQEFIDIEKSVDNTGSFSRYGKWTHYNKDGQKSSEGSFNWKTNKHDGEWKYYYENGETRLVKEYKDGEHFRFWEQYLPDGNQILKDGNGVFKVFENNKMTFQSEYKNGGRDGVTTWYYDTGQIEESVLYKFDSSEPYGLRMEIISSFDIKGKERRKGTLKNGNGTWISYDENGKVSHITEYKNGIKVVSK from the coding sequence ATGAAAATTATTGCACTTAGTATTCTAATTATCTCATATCTATCAAGTTATTCTCAAACTTTTTCTGAGGATTCCAATTGGGAGGAAACCATTGAGTTTATCAAACAAAACAGTTCATACATCAATACAGATAAAGAGTATGCAAGCAATGTTGTATTTGAAATTACAGAAAATTCTATTACATTTTCCTATGAAATATTGAAGAAGTATAAATTTACTGAAACCCTACCTTTGGAGAAATTGCATGAGGTAATAATTGCCAGTGCCTACCTAAACCTTTACACAACGGATAAGGATGTTATGCTTATAGAAAATGGATACCGTAGACCAAGTAAATCTAGCATAGAGCTTCTAGTCCTTAACGGAATGATTCGTGTAAATTTATATAAAGCATTCAAACACCTTAGTAACTTAGCACCTGAAAAAAGAAAAGAAAAAAAATACTATCAAGAAAAAAGTTTCACTGGAACTAGTGAGGGATATAAAATTGACGGAATAAAAATAGGTGAGTGGAAATATTACTATTTAAATGGTGCACTAAAAATGAAAGGGAATTATAAAAACGGTCAAAAAATTGATGATTGGGTAGGATATTATCCGAATGGAAAAAAATTTCTAGAAGGTAAGTATGAATTAATATATACTTTTGATGGAGATTGGGGTGATTTAGCTAACTACAGAAGTGTAGGAACTTGGACAAGTTATTGGGAGAATGGTAATGTTGCTAATGAATACGAATGTAAAGGCCCAGCTAAACTTTCAACAATCAACATAAATATAAAGAACACTAAATATGATGAGCATTACACTTATCCAAGTGGTGGATTTGGCAAAGGAGAAAAAGTATTGGCCATAAGTTACTCTATCCATTGTGAGAAACAAGAATTTATTGATATTGAAAAGTCTGTAGATAACACGGGAAGCTTCTCTCGATATGGCAAATGGACACATTATAATAAAGATGGTCAAAAGTCATCAGAAGGATCATTTAACTGGAAAACTAATAAACATGATGGAGAATGGAAATATTATTATGAAAATGGAGAAACTCGATTAGTTAAAGAGTATAAAGATGGAGAACACTTTAGGTTTTGGGAACAATATTTACCTGATGGGAATCAAATTCTTAAGGATGGTAATGGTGTTTTTAAAGTTTTTGAAAACAATAAGATGACTTTTCAATCAGAATACAAAAATGGAGGTAGAGATGGAGTTACTACTTGGTATTATGACACGGGACAAATTGAGGAATCTGTGCTTTACAAGTTCGATTCATCCGAACCTTACGGTCTAAGAATGGAAATTATTTCATCTTTTGATATAAAGGGAAAAGAAAGAAGAAAGGGCACATTAAAAAATGGAAATGGTACTTGGATATCTTATGATGAAAATGGTAAAGTATCTCATATAACTGAATATAAAAATGGGATTAAAGTAGTATCTAAATAA
- a CDS encoding T9SS type A sorting domain-containing protein: MRENFLFISYLEENFDKIKVFIMKKGFLIIFVIFFISSTSAQTYTFQSSGSNDSAENGFKSLVTSPVGADLIVSNNMQVSLNSLQQTSNTTGQDMIFTIKASNSSSTFSVDGMVWRYFLATGITLETDTKIEFYNTSGTLIDIWTLSAPFSMTGNTGFYDIKDIFSKSSGVENVHRMDVTIDTGSINTVDFRIESITINTTLNIGEFEKSNSITLFPNPVKKNININLNKQYGDVNSMIVDLNGKVLFSTKSMNTDFIEMEIPASIKNGIYLIIISNKNKIINSNKVIIKN, encoded by the coding sequence ATGCGAGAGAACTTTTTATTTATTTCTTATCTTGAAGAAAATTTTGATAAAATAAAAGTATTTATAATGAAAAAAGGTTTTTTAATTATTTTTGTGATATTCTTCATATCCTCTACCTCCGCTCAGACATACACATTTCAAAGTTCAGGTTCAAATGATAGTGCTGAGAATGGATTTAAATCATTAGTCACATCACCTGTAGGAGCTGACTTAATTGTATCAAACAATATGCAGGTCTCTCTTAACTCACTTCAGCAAACATCTAACACTACTGGACAAGATATGATATTTACAATTAAAGCAAGTAATTCATCTTCTACATTTTCAGTAGATGGAATGGTATGGCGTTATTTTCTAGCGACAGGAATAACTTTAGAAACTGACACAAAAATAGAATTTTATAATACCTCAGGAACATTAATTGACATATGGACTTTAAGTGCACCATTTTCGATGACAGGTAATACAGGATTTTACGATATTAAAGACATATTCTCAAAATCTTCGGGAGTCGAAAATGTTCATAGAATGGATGTAACAATTGACACTGGGTCAATAAACACGGTTGATTTTAGAATTGAATCCATCACCATTAACACAACATTAAATATTGGAGAGTTTGAGAAAAGTAATTCGATAACATTATTTCCCAATCCAGTTAAAAAAAATATAAATATAAATTTGAATAAACAATATGGGGATGTTAATAGTATGATAGTTGACTTAAATGGAAAAGTCTTATTTTCAACAAAATCAATGAATACAGATTTTATTGAAATGGAAATTCCAGCTAGTATAAAAAATGGTATTTACTTAATTATAATATCCAATAAAAATAAAATAATTAATAGCAATAAAGTAATAATTAAAAATTAA
- a CDS encoding cation transporter — translation MKKTIFEITKMDCPSEENLIRMKLDGISSIANLDFDIPNRKLTIFHSGEINRIEKSVIELNLGGKKISTEQTDQTEFKENTNQKKLLWSVLAINFAFFIIEMTTGIISKSMGLVADSLDMLADSFVYGISLFAVGGTVIKKKRIAKLAGYFQITLAIIGFVEVLTRFFGDEKLPNFSTMIIVSIFALIANGICLYILQKSKSKEEAHMKASMIFTSNDVIINLGVIIAGILVNWLSSSKPDLIIGTIVFILVIQGAIRILKLSK, via the coding sequence GTGAAAAAAACCATATTTGAAATTACAAAAATGGATTGTCCTTCAGAGGAAAATCTAATCCGAATGAAATTGGACGGAATTTCAAGTATTGCGAATTTGGACTTTGACATTCCGAATCGAAAATTGACCATTTTTCATAGCGGAGAAATTAACAGAATCGAAAAGTCAGTTATCGAACTGAATTTAGGCGGGAAAAAAATCTCAACTGAACAAACCGACCAAACGGAATTTAAAGAAAATACAAACCAAAAAAAACTACTTTGGTCTGTACTTGCAATCAATTTTGCCTTTTTCATTATCGAAATGACAACAGGAATTATCTCAAAATCAATGGGACTTGTTGCAGATAGTTTGGATATGCTTGCCGATAGTTTTGTTTACGGAATTAGTTTGTTTGCGGTTGGCGGAACTGTAATTAAGAAAAAGCGGATTGCAAAACTTGCTGGATATTTTCAAATTACACTAGCAATTATTGGATTTGTAGAAGTTTTAACGAGATTTTTCGGAGACGAAAAACTTCCCAATTTTTCAACAATGATTATCGTTTCAATTTTTGCACTTATCGCAAACGGAATTTGTCTTTATATTTTACAAAAGTCAAAAAGTAAAGAAGAAGCTCATATGAAAGCGAGTATGATTTTTACTTCAAATGATGTGATTATCAATTTAGGTGTAATTATCGCAGGAATTTTGGTAAATTGGTTGAGTTCAAGTAAACCTGATTTAATTATTGGAACAATCGTTTTTATTTTGGTAATTCAAGGTGCAATTAGAATATTGAAGTTAAGTAAATAA
- a CDS encoding amidohydrolase family protein, translating to MKITTYISAILLLFSCQSPKSDDKLNKEYDIVVLNARVIDPETHTDSIMNIGISDGKIKKLTSKKIIGENIIEAKGKIASPGFIDLHTHSPFPLGESFQIRDGATTLLDLEAGAFPHKEYGYHIKDSARANFGASTAHGFARIKVIEDKDQAYMISRDLQGSVPGKAFTQIASATQIEEMRKLIDDDLKKGGIGIGLLLDYMSPAISNDELKMVFEVAKKNEVVIFAHSRRGPNGDIKGLKELIDLSSETGGAVHICHINANAMGQVGNWLKAIDTANAKGADISVELFPYTAGSTSISADVFNRDWQTIFDITYKDVQWSETGEWFTKESWEEKRKNSPEGMIIHHYMKDDWIKTGLKYPTMMVGSDGMPAITMEVKSNPNLTSSFTRLLTYYVRDEKTISINDAIAKASYYPARRLQSFAPAFKNKGRIQEGADADILIFNLENLKVNATYTDPYQASTGWDYVIINGQIAVEDDKLTNNRAGERIDAN from the coding sequence ATGAAAATAACTACATACATTAGTGCAATATTACTTCTGTTTTCCTGTCAATCACCAAAGTCAGATGATAAACTTAATAAAGAATATGACATAGTTGTTTTAAATGCAAGAGTCATTGACCCAGAAACTCATACTGACTCAATTATGAATATTGGAATAAGTGACGGGAAAATTAAAAAATTAACTTCAAAAAAAATTATTGGAGAAAATATTATAGAAGCTAAAGGTAAGATAGCTTCTCCTGGATTTATTGATCTACATACGCACTCTCCATTTCCGTTAGGTGAATCTTTTCAAATTAGAGATGGAGCAACTACACTCTTAGATTTAGAAGCAGGTGCATTTCCGCATAAGGAATATGGATATCACATAAAAGATTCTGCAAGAGCTAATTTTGGAGCTTCTACAGCGCACGGATTTGCGCGAATAAAAGTTATTGAAGATAAAGACCAAGCATATATGATTTCGCGTGATCTTCAAGGAAGTGTTCCAGGTAAAGCTTTTACCCAAATTGCCTCTGCCACACAAATTGAAGAAATGCGTAAATTAATTGATGATGATCTTAAAAAAGGAGGAATTGGTATTGGACTATTATTAGACTATATGTCTCCTGCTATTAGTAATGATGAACTTAAAATGGTGTTCGAAGTAGCAAAGAAAAATGAAGTAGTTATTTTCGCTCATAGTAGAAGAGGTCCTAATGGTGATATTAAGGGTTTAAAAGAGCTTATTGATCTGTCATCAGAGACAGGTGGCGCTGTTCATATTTGTCATATAAACGCGAATGCAATGGGCCAAGTTGGAAATTGGTTAAAAGCCATTGACACTGCTAATGCAAAAGGAGCTGACATATCTGTAGAACTGTTCCCTTATACTGCTGGCTCTACTTCTATCTCTGCGGATGTTTTTAATAGAGATTGGCAAACCATATTTGACATTACCTATAAAGATGTTCAGTGGTCTGAAACTGGTGAGTGGTTTACAAAGGAAAGTTGGGAAGAAAAACGTAAAAACAGTCCTGAAGGTATGATTATTCATCATTACATGAAAGATGATTGGATAAAAACAGGCTTAAAATACCCAACAATGATGGTAGGATCAGATGGAATGCCCGCAATAACCATGGAAGTAAAATCAAATCCAAATCTAACTTCAAGTTTTACAAGATTACTAACCTATTATGTAAGGGATGAAAAAACAATATCTATTAATGACGCAATAGCGAAAGCAAGTTATTACCCAGCCAGACGTTTACAAAGTTTTGCTCCAGCTTTCAAAAATAAAGGTAGAATACAAGAAGGAGCTGATGCAGATATTTTAATCTTTAATCTTGAAAACCTTAAAGTAAATGCTACATATACTGACCCTTATCAAGCATCAACAGGTTGGGATTATGTAATTATAAATGGTCAAATAGCAGTAGAAGATGATAAATTAACAAATAACAGAGCTGGTGAAAGAATTGACGCAAATTAA
- a CDS encoding tyrosine-protein phosphatase codes for MGLDYTDGCVNFRDVGEFVNLISGEKLLNEKLLLRGGSIDYVNELSEIGNAWSIINLRNGSDSIIFKSEYFHFPMSNKIEKYDTSQKEVRIWLNEIIKVFEKSDLKFPILVHCLSGKDRTGIVICIILLIIGVKKETIIEEYLLSEGDVKVEWISQTLDGIQDVEKYFNRVDLSKVRDNLKSKLITLYNKV; via the coding sequence ATGGGACTAGATTATACAGATGGATGTGTTAATTTCAGAGATGTAGGAGAGTTTGTCAATTTAATAAGTGGCGAAAAGTTATTAAATGAAAAACTACTTCTAAGGGGAGGAAGTATTGATTATGTAAATGAGCTAAGTGAAATTGGTAATGCTTGGTCAATAATTAACTTAAGAAATGGTTCTGATTCTATTATTTTCAAATCAGAATATTTTCATTTCCCAATGTCTAACAAAATTGAAAAATATGATACTAGCCAAAAAGAGGTCAGAATTTGGTTAAACGAAATTATCAAAGTATTTGAAAAATCTGATTTAAAATTTCCTATACTAGTTCATTGTTTATCTGGAAAAGATAGAACTGGAATTGTTATTTGTATAATACTTTTAATCATTGGTGTTAAAAAGGAAACAATAATAGAGGAATATCTTTTAAGTGAAGGAGATGTGAAAGTAGAATGGATAAGCCAGACTCTTGATGGAATTCAAGATGTTGAAAAGTATTTTAACAGAGTTGATTTGAGTAAAGTTAGAGATAACTTAAAATCTAAATTAATAACGCTATATAACAAGGTATAA
- a CDS encoding P1 family peptidase has protein sequence MKKVFIVFLVFLIYSQSYAQKPRARDLGIPFIGKTGEFNAITDVKGVEVGYSTIISGNGENIVGKGPIRTGVTAIFPRGKAKKFSPVYANWYSLNGNGEMTGTTWVTESGFLETPIMITNTNSVGEVRQAVLKWFVDTDWYSGDNWWYTYPVVAETYDGFLNDIYGFHVKEKHVLEAIENSSSGKIAEGNVGGGTGMMCLGFKGGTGTSSRVIKIKDSTYTVGAIVQSNFGAKRNLSIAGVPVGIELKDTLNYKFKAPPKSRRQEGDGSIIVIVATDAPLLPHQLKRIAQRIPLGVGIVGGRGSNGSGDIFLAFSTANENAFNRDETTTVKSMSNDQITPVFEATVQAVEEAIINAMVAAETMEGINGNTAYALPHDLLIETLKKYNRIKK, from the coding sequence ATGAAAAAAGTATTTATAGTTTTTTTAGTATTCCTAATTTATTCTCAATCTTATGCTCAAAAACCAAGAGCGAGAGATTTAGGAATTCCATTTATTGGTAAAACTGGTGAATTTAATGCCATAACGGACGTTAAAGGTGTAGAGGTTGGATACAGCACAATTATTTCTGGAAATGGAGAAAATATCGTTGGCAAAGGACCTATAAGAACAGGTGTAACAGCGATATTTCCCAGAGGAAAAGCTAAAAAATTTAGCCCGGTTTATGCTAACTGGTATAGTCTTAATGGAAATGGAGAAATGACAGGTACAACTTGGGTTACAGAATCTGGTTTCTTAGAAACACCTATTATGATTACAAATACCAATAGTGTTGGAGAGGTAAGACAAGCTGTACTGAAATGGTTTGTTGATACAGATTGGTATAGCGGAGATAACTGGTGGTACACCTATCCAGTAGTAGCGGAAACATATGATGGATTTCTTAATGACATTTACGGATTTCACGTGAAAGAAAAACACGTTTTAGAAGCTATAGAGAATTCTTCAAGTGGAAAAATTGCTGAAGGAAACGTTGGTGGAGGAACTGGTATGATGTGCTTGGGTTTTAAAGGTGGTACAGGAACTTCTTCTAGAGTAATTAAAATTAAGGATTCTACCTATACAGTTGGAGCAATTGTTCAATCAAATTTTGGAGCCAAAAGAAACTTATCAATTGCTGGTGTTCCTGTTGGAATTGAATTAAAAGATACTTTAAACTATAAATTTAAGGCACCACCAAAGTCAAGAAGACAAGAAGGTGATGGTTCAATAATAGTAATAGTAGCAACTGACGCACCTCTTTTACCACATCAACTGAAAAGAATAGCCCAAAGAATTCCTTTAGGAGTTGGAATTGTAGGCGGACGAGGAAGTAATGGTTCAGGAGATATTTTTTTAGCTTTCTCAACTGCAAATGAAAACGCATTTAATCGAGATGAAACCACGACCGTAAAATCAATGTCGAATGACCAAATTACGCCAGTTTTCGAAGCAACTGTGCAGGCTGTAGAGGAAGCGATTATTAATGCAATGGTAGCGGCTGAAACAATGGAAGGAATTAATGGAAATACAGCATATGCACTTCCTCATGATTTACTCATAGAAACTCTAAAAAAATATAATCGAATTAAAAAATAA
- a CDS encoding choloylglycine hydrolase family protein, whose amino-acid sequence MKKLKITFLALIMLFYQIGIACTGIIIKTQNGVTIPARTMEFGFDIKSKLLIIPKGSDITFLSFVDGKDGYKMKAKYGFAGMNAVEKNIVVDGVNEAGLYLGCFYFSGDAQYEKLTSSNQSNAVSSEELGNYVLGSFATIDEVIEGLKKVTVVGSFIDVIQGEAPFHYAVTDATGRSVVIEYTKEGLKVHENTVNAVCNNPTYDWHLTNLRNYVNLTPNNRQGFNVNNEKIKGMGQGTGMLGMPGDYTSPSRFVRAAAFANTALPSANEEEGIFRAFHILNAFDIPKGAIRDNATKDAHTDYTVWTSAVDTKNKIYYYKTYKNQSIKKLDLLAILKSCKGEITIIESETKRGYENVILD is encoded by the coding sequence ATGAAAAAATTAAAAATTACTTTTCTTGCACTAATAATGCTATTTTATCAAATTGGAATCGCATGTACTGGTATCATCATTAAAACACAAAACGGAGTAACTATTCCTGCAAGAACTATGGAATTTGGATTTGACATTAAATCTAAATTACTAATAATACCTAAAGGATCTGATATAACATTCTTAAGTTTTGTTGATGGAAAAGATGGCTATAAAATGAAAGCAAAATACGGTTTTGCAGGAATGAATGCTGTTGAAAAAAACATTGTTGTTGATGGCGTAAATGAAGCAGGTTTATATTTAGGTTGCTTTTATTTTAGCGGAGATGCACAATACGAAAAACTAACTTCTAGCAACCAATCAAACGCTGTTTCTAGTGAAGAATTAGGCAACTATGTTCTAGGTAGCTTTGCTACTATTGATGAAGTTATTGAAGGACTAAAAAAGGTTACTGTTGTTGGATCGTTCATTGATGTTATACAGGGCGAAGCTCCTTTTCATTATGCTGTAACTGACGCAACTGGAAGATCTGTTGTTATAGAGTATACTAAAGAAGGATTAAAAGTTCACGAAAATACTGTAAATGCTGTATGTAATAACCCTACCTATGATTGGCATTTAACAAACCTAAGAAATTACGTAAATTTAACACCAAATAATAGACAAGGTTTTAATGTAAATAATGAAAAAATCAAAGGAATGGGTCAAGGAACTGGAATGTTAGGTATGCCAGGAGACTACACTTCTCCATCTCGTTTTGTTAGGGCTGCTGCTTTTGCTAATACTGCACTACCCTCTGCTAATGAAGAAGAAGGAATTTTTAGAGCTTTTCATATATTAAATGCATTTGATATTCCTAAAGGAGCAATTAGAGATAATGCAACTAAAGATGCCCATACTGATTACACAGTTTGGACATCTGCTGTTGACACAAAGAATAAGATATATTACTATAAAACATATAAAAATCAGTCCATAAAAAAATTAGATTTATTAGCCATATTAAAATCTTGTAAAGGTGAAATAACTATAATTGAATCTGAAACCAAGAGAGGTTATGAAAATGTAATACTTGATTAA
- a CDS encoding carboxypeptidase-like regulatory domain-containing protein, with amino-acid sequence MKTIFLTLSLLFGYSLFGQITAKIIDSETSQNIPYVNIWVENENIGTTSNEQGKFILNIDKPKQIILSAIGYKRLKLNSNLINDVIKLEPSTVMLQEVIVKARQNSKEIKVSDFKNKSTTSFGCGPVPWITARYFNYNKEYDEAPFIKTIKILTSSDVKNAKFNLRIHAVSKDGKPGNLITNENIYGIAKKGKRKTEVDVSHLNIQFPKKGFFLAFEWLIIEENKYEYKVNIRGSKKKQYAYEPSIGTVSNNSQYDAFIYSQGKWKTFNEMWQTNQTIKHNVIAAQLILSN; translated from the coding sequence ATGAAAACAATATTCTTAACACTCTCTTTACTTTTTGGTTATTCTCTTTTTGGCCAAATAACAGCTAAAATTATTGATAGTGAAACCTCACAAAATATACCATATGTAAATATTTGGGTAGAGAACGAAAACATTGGAACCACTTCTAATGAACAAGGAAAATTTATATTAAATATCGATAAGCCAAAACAGATAATTCTTTCGGCTATAGGTTACAAAAGATTAAAGTTAAACTCTAATTTAATAAATGATGTTATTAAATTAGAACCAAGTACTGTAATGTTACAAGAAGTTATTGTAAAGGCCAGACAAAATAGTAAAGAAATAAAAGTAAGTGATTTTAAGAACAAATCTACAACTAGTTTTGGTTGTGGTCCTGTACCATGGATTACAGCTAGATATTTTAATTATAACAAAGAATATGATGAAGCACCATTCATCAAAACAATCAAAATTTTGACGTCGAGTGATGTTAAGAATGCTAAATTTAATTTAAGAATCCATGCTGTAAGTAAAGACGGTAAACCAGGTAATTTAATTACTAATGAAAACATTTATGGAATAGCGAAAAAAGGAAAAAGAAAAACTGAAGTCGACGTTTCTCATTTAAATATTCAGTTTCCTAAAAAAGGCTTCTTTCTAGCTTTTGAATGGTTAATTATAGAAGAAAATAAATATGAATACAAGGTTAATATAAGGGGATCAAAGAAAAAACAGTACGCCTACGAACCTAGTATTGGCACGGTTTCAAATAATTCTCAATATGACGCATTTATATATTCACAAGGAAAATGGAAGACTTTTAACGAAATGTGGCAGACAAACCAAACGATTAAACATAACGTAATAGCAGCTCAATTAATATTATCAAACTAA
- a CDS encoding site-specific integrase: MSSIKLILRNNKVDKAGEAPLYLRVIKDRKTKFISLSLKLKPNEWDEDKQKVKKNHSNSTRLNAYISQKVADAKGEIADLERRNQSTTARKLKEAIKGKPLTNFFDYSDNLCEKRKDTLAYSTYKNYKTYLKKFEKFVGHRELMFEDITVTMLKDFASYCSSTLGNNNTTINFSLKIMKIMFKEAQKEDLIPLDLFPFNKFTVKKEKSTKRYLSAEQFQDFMGLEVPNKDKAQIIKDMFIFSVFAGGLRFGDMLELKWKNYDKKNGKITKVIRKTNRQHSVRIGQKAVEILEKYQQKDQKQEDIIFPFANIDKTYFTDKEHRNLITGRAIALSNMYLRKMGKRLELPFNLSFHISRHTFATRALNNGMRIEHVSKLMDHSDIGITQVYAKIISSELDNAVDKYIN, from the coding sequence ATGTCTTCAATAAAACTAATTTTAAGAAATAACAAAGTAGATAAAGCAGGTGAAGCACCTCTTTATTTAAGAGTTATCAAAGACCGTAAAACTAAATTCATTTCGTTAAGCCTAAAATTAAAGCCAAATGAATGGGATGAAGATAAGCAAAAAGTAAAGAAGAATCACAGCAATTCTACAAGGCTAAACGCTTATATTTCTCAAAAGGTTGCAGATGCAAAAGGCGAGATTGCAGACCTTGAAAGAAGAAACCAATCTACAACCGCAAGAAAACTAAAAGAGGCCATTAAGGGTAAACCCTTAACGAACTTTTTTGACTACTCTGATAATCTTTGCGAAAAGCGAAAAGACACTTTAGCCTATTCAACGTATAAGAATTACAAAACCTATTTAAAGAAATTTGAAAAGTTTGTAGGGCATAGAGAATTGATGTTTGAAGATATTACAGTTACAATGTTAAAAGATTTTGCATCCTATTGCAGTTCTACATTAGGTAACAATAACACAACGATTAATTTCTCTTTAAAGATTATGAAGATAATGTTTAAGGAAGCACAAAAAGAAGATTTAATACCTTTGGATTTATTTCCCTTTAACAAGTTCACAGTAAAAAAAGAAAAGAGTACAAAACGCTATCTATCTGCGGAACAGTTTCAGGACTTTATGGGTTTAGAAGTTCCAAATAAAGACAAAGCACAGATTATAAAAGATATGTTTATATTTTCAGTCTTTGCAGGTGGTTTAAGGTTTGGTGATATGCTAGAGTTAAAATGGAAAAATTACGATAAGAAAAACGGTAAAATCACAAAGGTTATCAGAAAAACAAACAGACAGCACAGCGTTAGAATAGGTCAAAAAGCGGTTGAGATATTAGAGAAGTATCAACAAAAAGACCAGAAACAAGAAGATATAATTTTTCCTTTTGCAAATATTGATAAAACCTATTTTACAGATAAAGAGCATAGAAATTTAATAACCGGAAGAGCCATAGCATTAAGCAATATGTATTTAAGAAAAATGGGCAAACGTTTAGAACTACCTTTTAATTTATCGTTTCACATAAGCAGACATACATTTGCTACTAGGGCATTAAATAATGGTATGCGTATAGAACACGTTTCTAAATTGATGGACCATTCAGATATTGGTATTACGCAAGTGTATGCAAAGATTATTAGTAGTGAGTTAGATAATGCAGTAGATAAATATATTAATTAG